A genomic stretch from Leptodactylus fuscus isolate aLepFus1 chromosome 10, aLepFus1.hap2, whole genome shotgun sequence includes:
- the MARVELD1 gene encoding MARVEL domain-containing protein 1 yields the protein MSAQAARSSLSANKTFLKSFPGVLRVLQVAMGAALWITIASTSYSGGVHFVLFVAVFFWLLTLLLYVLTLLDKQDLVPLLGGERWLLTNLVYDALATVLHVAATIVMANYTDQSSYCTLQGYRHRCPYYTYLTASIFASLCSLLYLLTTACFCYRKCKGEQSII from the coding sequence ATGTCTGCCCAGGCGGCCAGGAGCTCCTTGAGTGCCAACAAGACTTTCCTGAAAAGTTTCCCAGGGGTGCTGAGAGTTCTGCAAGTGGCCATGGGAGCAGCACTATGGATTACTATCGCCTCTACCTCCTACAGTGGTGGGGTGCACTTTGTCCTGTTTGTGGCTGTGTTTTTCTGGCTCCTCACCCTGCTCTTGTATGTCCTCACTCTGCTGGACAAGCAGGACCTGGTGCCGCTCCTAGGGGGTGAACGCTGGCTGCTCACCAATCTCGTCTATGATGCCCTGGCCACAGTTTTGCACGTTGCTGCCACCATCGTTATGGCCAACTACACAGACCAGTCTTCCTACTGCACCTTGCAAGGCTATCGGCATCGATGCCCATACTATACTTATTTGACAGCCTCTATATTTGCCAGCCTGTGCAGCCTTTTGTATCTGCTCACTACAGCCTGCTTCTGCTATAGGAAGTGCAAAGGGGAGCAAAGCATTATATAG